GGATGTCATGCGCGTTGATCTCCAGGAACAACTGACCTGCTTCCATTCCGGAATCGGGCAGGCGCGTCTGTTTGAGCTCTGTGTTGGGAGGCAACACCTGGAACCATGCGATGCTGCTGGTGAGTTGGCCGCGCTCATCGCTACTGACGAGTTGCTTGCCGGTCGGCTTCCAGAGGTAGTGTGCCTTACGGGTGTAGAGATCGGACTGAATGAACCACTTGGGCGCGTAGAACCAGTGGTCGTCGTAGCGGCGGGTGTAGCGGTACTCGACGATGCTGCCGACCTCGACGTCGGGCAAAGTGAAGACCTTTGCCTTGTACTTGGCTTCATGCGTCTTCCCGACGAGCTTTTCGTACGGCTTGCCCGTGAATGGAATGATGGTGCCGTCTGGGTGGATGGTGCGTCCGGCGATATCGCCGATGGTGGTGCCGCTGCCGTCGCCCCCTGAGGCATAGCTGAGCTCGACGTTGGCGTAGTCCTTGCCTTTATCGGTAAGCACCTTGAGCCGGACATAGACGCTCCACATGTGGAGTTTGTCGTCGGTGATCTCCTCGCGATAGAGATAGACGGCCGCTGCGCCTGGGACCTCGGGTTGCGACGTCATGGACAGCTCCTCTTTGGTGGGCGTCGTCCACTTGTCTTCGCAGAATGCAGCGGCAGTTGCAGAAAGCAGGACAATCAGGAGCAGGTTGTAGAGGAGAGTACGGCCCTTGATGGATTTCATGCGTTGTATGTCCTTCTCTGGATACGGAATGCTGTGAAGCGAGAGCTACTGTTTCTTGAGAACGGCGTGGCTCTGTTGGTCGGTGGCGATGACCTGGGCGAGCTTCTGCACGTCGTCGTACTTTTCGGCGGGAAGCGTTACCTGGCGGACGGTGTAGGTTCGGGTGTAGTGGAGAACGTTGTCCTTGACGCGGCTTGAGCTCTCATAGGAGGCAAAGCCGAGGTCGAGCTTGATTGGGTCGGGAATCTCGTCGACGGCGTAGCCTCCGGGCAGGGCGATCTCGTAATCGTCGCTGACCTGGAGGGTCTCCTCGAGATTGATCGGGAGGGTGCGCTTCTCATGGTCGGTCTCGATGAAGATGTTGCCCAGCACGCGTGGGCGAACCATCAGGAGACGGCCCATCGTTCTGGCGTAGCGGTCAGCGCTGATACTGAAGCTGGTGGTGAGGTCTTTGTTCAGGGAGGCGGCGTTCTCGACCTTGAAGCCGGAGACTTTGAAGGTGGTGAAATCCTGTTCAAGAAGATGGTCGAGGAACTCGCCCTGCTCCTTCGCGTCGCCGGCTGTGTAGAGCTGACGACGGGTCTCTGAGACGTCGCCAAATCGCTTCTCGGTGATGGTGCCCTGGAGCCCGCCGTCGGGTTTGAGTTCGAAATGGGCCGTGCGGTGGACGGTGTTGAGTTCCGGCGAGAGCAGGGGCAGCGCAATTATCTCGCTGTCGCTCCCCTCCAGCAGAAGACCATAGCCTCCTTGAAGCTCGTGCTCAAGCTGGCCGTAGGCGGTCTTCGAGGAAGTTGGATCGTAGATGAGATAGCGGCGGCCGGTCTTCGCGGTGACGACACTGCGCAGCCTGGGCGAGCTGTACCCCTTCGGGATCTCGACAGCTGCGATCATGTGATCGCCCACGATGGAGGGATCCTCAGGGTCGACGACGCCGCGGCGGTGGTCAACCATGACAAGCGTCGAATGGATTCCGACGGTCGAGAGCATGGAGGAGAAGAGCGTGGCCTTATCCTTGCAATCGCCGTAGCGATTATGGAAGATGTCGGCGGCGTAGTGCGGCTGGATGCCTCCGATGCCCATCTCAATGGCGAAATAACGGATCTGGGTCTGCAGAAACTCGGCGATGGCGTCGGTCTTCTCGTAGAAGTCGGTCTTGTCGCCGACCAGTGCTTTCGCCTTGGCCGCGATCTCGGGCGTTGCGGCGAGGCGGTCCTTTGCGAGCGGTGCGTACCACTCGCCAATTCCCTTCCATGTTCCCTGATCTGCAGAGGTGGCGCTCGGACCATAGTGGATGGTCATTCGGCCTTCAAGAGCGAGCGAGGATGGGGGCAGAAGGACGTGTTGCAGATCGACCGCCGGGGTGTCTGTCATCTCCCAGCGCCAGCGCTGATGCTCAAGGTCAGACGCCTTGACCGCGTCATGGTGCGCCCAGACGGTGGTGTAGGTGTAACCGGCGGGGAGTTCGAGCGTGAAGGTCTGGTGGACGTGCGGCAGGCTGCCCTGGAAGAACCATGTGGTTTCGTTGACGTAGGGGCGTACGCGCTGCTCGTACTCGTAGGCGACGATGCCGCCGGGATCTGCACCGGGAGCCTTCGCGATCCTGTACTGCTCGTCCGCGTAGAGAATGCCTCCGCCGGGATAACCGTACTCGCCGATCTCTTTGTCCTTGAGAGCGTATTCGTGGCGGTCGGGACCGATGCTCCAGATGTGCAGCGAGAGAATCTTGCTGCCTTTGTCGAAGGAGACTCTGACGGTGGCGTCTTCCCTGCCCTGCGGACGAAGAATCTTGAGGACGTGGCGGTAATGCTCGATGGCAGTGCCGTCAGGATCGACGGAGTAGGTGGTCTCGGAGAGCAGAACGACGGCGTTGATCTCCGGCGAGTATGTGGGGATGGGCTGCGCCGCGGCGGCCTTCACCCAATCAGGAGCGCCGTCCTTCGCCGCAAAGGCTGATGCGTCGGTGAGAAGAAAAAGTACGGCAGAGAAGAAGAGCCCAGCCCTTCGAAGACAAACAGTCCGACCGTTCATGGAGCCCCTTACGCCCGCAACTCGCTGTCCATCGAGAGATCGTGACAGTTTGTACCTGAAATTGAATTGTCTGCGTTCCAGAATTTATACGATGAAGCTGGCCGCCTATCAAGGAAAATCAAGGGCGAATGGATGCCCCTAATGGGTGATCAGGCTGAGGCGTATGTGAATGTCTTACGGAAGCCGCAGCGGCCGGAAGGTGGAGCCTGAGGTCGGGAAGAGCCCGGTGGGGTAACTCTCAGTGGGGTACTGCGGCTTGAAGAGGAAGCGGACGAAGAATCCGCCTGAGACCATGTCGTAGTTGTTGGTGTTGTTGGCGTAGAGGTAGCCGCCGAGGTACCAGTGATCGGCGAAGCGGTAGGCAAGCTCGGAGTTGAATGCGTAGTTGACGCCGGTGTTGCTGTTCTGCGCAAAGACGGCGTTGCCTGAGCCGGTCTGCAAGGGGCGGTCCAGAGGATAGTAGGGGGCCTGCGCCTCCTGGAAGGTCTGGACGCCGACGCTGCCGTTGATGGTGTAGTGAATGTTGGTCTTGTAGTAGCCGTTGAAGGTGATGGGCACGCTGGCGAGGAAGTAGACGTTCGGGCTGAAGTAGCCGCCTTGACCGTAGGTCATTCCGCGCTCGTTGTGATCGTAATGCATCCCGAAGAAGCTGGCGCCGAGGTTGAGGCTGCCATAGCCGGGCCAGTTCTTGACCCGGAAGTAGGCTCCCATCTGGCCCTCATACTTGCGGTTCTCGAGCACATGGAAGCCGGTGAGGTTAGCGCCATCGAAGTTGACGTAGAAGCCGGCACGCTCGTTGCCGCCGTCGACCCGTACTCCTCCACCGGTGGAGATAACGCCGCCCCAGATGTTGCCCTGAAAGACCGCCGAGATCGTGCCGGGATCGCGCAGGCCGGCGTAGGAGAGCTGGGTATCCTTGACCGAGTCGCGATCGCCGAAGAGCGTGAAGTGACCACCCAAGGGACGCCACTGCACCCGGCCGGTGACGTTGGAGACGAGAAACTGGTAGGGTGTGTAGCCGACAGCGAGGCCGATGTTGGCGGTGGTCAGTTGAAACTCGCCGCCGACACCGGTCGAGAACTGCTGCGGAGGAGGCGTGAGTGCGTTTGCGGGAAGCGTGCCGAGGACAGGAATAATTCCTCCGGTCTGGTTCTGGAAGGCCGCGCTGTCGACGACGCCGGAGTTGAGGAAGACGGGCCGGGCAATGACCGTGGCACGCATGGTCTTGCCGAGGACGCCGGAGGCTTCAAATGGCGCCTCGATGTCTGTGAGGCGGTCGAATCCGGCGGTGCCGCTGCGGTAGCGGCCATAGCCCGTGCCGCCGATCCATCCGCTGTAGGAGCCCTCGAGCGCGGCGAGTTCAAGCTCGTTCTGCGCACGGGGAGAGAGCGGGCCTCCGGGGACGACGGCGTTCGCGTCGTAAGAGCCGCGCAGAGGCGGCACGCTCTTGGAGACCAGATCGGCGTCGGTGGGAGGCGTGCCAACAGGAGCGGCGGGTCCGAGGGACGGATAGCCAGAGTCGCTGAGCGGCTGCCGGACTCCGGGGTAGGTCAGCGGAGGCTGCGAGGTGACTGCTGGCGCAGGGGTGGTGCGCCGTCGCCGTGTCGTGCCGCCAGAGGACGCGACTCCCGGCTGAGGATACTGCTGGCCGTAGCTCTCGCCAGGCTGCTGCGGTTGAGGCTGGGCCTGCGCGTTGTACTGTGCGTTCTGCGTGGGGGTGTTGTACACATCCTGAGGAGGGGTGCTCATCCCCGTCATGGGACGGCCGGCGCGGGCGGATCTTGCATTGGGCACGTAGCGGGCGGTCGGAAGGACGTCCGTCACTTCCCTCTGCGCGGGATCGATGTGCGGCGTGCTGTCGCCGAGTTGGACTGCGACCGGAGACGGAGTGTAGCCGGCGTTCTGCGTGGGAGGCGCGAATGGCACATAGGGGCCGTAGACAGCCTGCTGCGGGGCTGCAGTGATGGGCGGCCGGGCTTCGGCCTGCTCGGTGAGGATGGTGATCTGTTGACGCTGATACTCGGTCGCGGGCAGAGAGTTCGACTGCTGAGCGCCAGCGATATCGGCTCCGCCGGTGATGCTGGTGGGAGGAAGGCTTGACCCGGTGATTGTCGACCGCCATGCGGTGTTCTCGGGAACATAGTTCCCCAGGGTGCCCACACTTGAACCCGGCTGCGAACGGTGCGAGGCCGGGTTGGACATATAGGACGGCACTACGCTTGAGGAGCCGGGGTAGACCTTATTGCTGTCGTTGCTGTGGACCTGAACCGGAGCCTGACCGTAGATGTTGGTGTAGCTGGGCAGATAGGGTGGAGGTGCGGGCACGTCCTGAGCTCCGGAGGCCGTGCTGTCGGGCGAGGCGAGCAACGAGGCGAGGTCCTGCGACTGCGTTGCGTTGGGGATGCGGCCTACAGGCGCGGGCTGGCTCAGTTCGCTGGCAAGCTCGGCGCCGGGATCGCCCGGAGGCATGGCGGCGAGCGATGCGCGGAAGTAGTCCGCGGCACGGTTGCTGTTGCCGCGCGCCTGCTCGAACTTCGCTCCGAGGGTCAGCATCTCGGAGTCCTTCGGGTACTGGTCGAGGCCGTAGCGCAGCCACGTCTCCGCGATCTTTGTGTCGCCAGCGGCGAGCGCGGCTCCCACAGCTGACTTGTAGTCGGAGGCCGAGGCGGATGTCATGTCCTGAGCCTTGAAGATTGCGACCGCCTGTTTGGGCAGACCGGCGCGGGCGTAGCCGGAGGCCAGGGCACGAAGGACGCCAGGATTGTCCGGGAAGGCCTTGGCAGCGGCGTTCAAAATTGCCAGCGACCGCTTGATGTTGCCGGTTGCGGCAGCCTGATTGGCGCGGCGGACAGCCCAGTTGCTCCAGATCATCTGCACAGAGCGGCGTTGCTCGTCGCTGAGATCCTGGCGGCTGCCAAGCAGCATGAGCTGACGGTAGAGCCCGGCGTCATTGCCGCCGTTGAAGAGCAACCATGCATCCTGAATATCGATATCGGCCGGAGGAGCGCTGTGCTGGAGGGCGTAGTGCTGCTGCACGCGGTTGACGAAGACCATCGCCTCACGCGGCTGGCCCAGCGCGTTGTAGACGGCGCCGACGGTCTGTAGGTATTCGACGTCGGACTCGAGCTGCGCTCGCATCGAGGTGGGGATTTGCTGGATCTGTGCCAGCGCCTCCTGATCGCGGCCCGAGGAGTGCAGCACGGTGAGCAGACCCTTCCAGGCATCGGGCCGGTCGGGGTTCTCCGTCAGGATGTCGCGATAGATGGGATAGGCGCGCTGCGCATCGTTGCGCGAGAGATAGATTCCTGCGAGTTGGAGCATCACAGCGGTTGAAGGCTTCTGGCCGGCGGCGGTCTGTTCCTGAACGGACTTCTCGAGGATGTCCTGCGCGATGTCCAGTCTGTTTTGTGCCTGGTAGATCGACGCGACGGTGGTCTGGAAGCCGGGGTCGCGCATCGCGATCTGATAGATGGACGGCGGCATGCTCGCAAGCGTCTGGGCGGCC
The Edaphobacter bradus genome window above contains:
- a CDS encoding cellulose synthase subunit BcsC-related outer membrane protein, which produces MKRVGSIRPFVAAILLGTASFAPLGIGLRAQTTESTTQALLDKAHALEVRGRMDMAAQTWQQVLLNDPKNVDALAGLARAARMSGNEALAGTYLDRLRAINPNDPNIERIERMGSQQNQAAELQQAGKYAKAGQYAQAMTIYRKVFGNTPPPGDWALAYYETESATDDGRAHAIAGLRALTEKYPSDSRYQIALGRILTYNPQTRAEGRKLLERHPSDPQAVEALRQSLVWDAANPASAADIRAYLAKHNDAQLAQALRNQPKPVPGRALMTPEEIAAGKAARVRSEEEQAAYNALNAKRLDDAELRFKAILANDPQNAQALAGMGYVRMQQSNFGGAISFLEQAKQYGARDTGLDKALEQARFYSVMGDGSVALNENDLPTAEQKYREALTMRPGSPEALEGLGGTLLKAQHPEAAVPVFEQVVKAQPSSTAAWRGLFMAQYGAGNAPGALLTERRIPPGVHARLMKDPDFLRTLASAYSSVGRDADAQRVLRSALELPFPAGARGLQVETQLQYAGLLQQANRLDQAAGLYRQVLTADMTNAQAWQGLVRVEHAMKKDREAAQTLASMPPSIYQIAMRDPGFQTTVASIYQAQNRLDIAQDILEKSVQEQTAAGQKPSTAVMLQLAGIYLSRNDAQRAYPIYRDILTENPDRPDAWKGLLTVLHSSGRDQEALAQIQQIPTSMRAQLESDVEYLQTVGAVYNALGQPREAMVFVNRVQQHYALQHSAPPADIDIQDAWLLFNGGNDAGLYRQLMLLGSRQDLSDEQRRSVQMIWSNWAVRRANQAAATGNIKRSLAILNAAAKAFPDNPGVLRALASGYARAGLPKQAVAIFKAQDMTSASASDYKSAVGAALAAGDTKIAETWLRYGLDQYPKDSEMLTLGAKFEQARGNSNRAADYFRASLAAMPPGDPGAELASELSQPAPVGRIPNATQSQDLASLLASPDSTASGAQDVPAPPPYLPSYTNIYGQAPVQVHSNDSNKVYPGSSSVVPSYMSNPASHRSQPGSSVGTLGNYVPENTAWRSTITGSSLPPTSITGGADIAGAQQSNSLPATEYQRQQITILTEQAEARPPITAAPQQAVYGPYVPFAPPTQNAGYTPSPVAVQLGDSTPHIDPAQREVTDVLPTARYVPNARSARAGRPMTGMSTPPQDVYNTPTQNAQYNAQAQPQPQQPGESYGQQYPQPGVASSGGTTRRRRTTPAPAVTSQPPLTYPGVRQPLSDSGYPSLGPAAPVGTPPTDADLVSKSVPPLRGSYDANAVVPGGPLSPRAQNELELAALEGSYSGWIGGTGYGRYRSGTAGFDRLTDIEAPFEASGVLGKTMRATVIARPVFLNSGVVDSAAFQNQTGGIIPVLGTLPANALTPPPQQFSTGVGGEFQLTTANIGLAVGYTPYQFLVSNVTGRVQWRPLGGHFTLFGDRDSVKDTQLSYAGLRDPGTISAVFQGNIWGGVISTGGGVRVDGGNERAGFYVNFDGANLTGFHVLENRKYEGQMGAYFRVKNWPGYGSLNLGASFFGMHYDHNERGMTYGQGGYFSPNVYFLASVPITFNGYYKTNIHYTINGSVGVQTFQEAQAPYYPLDRPLQTGSGNAVFAQNSNTGVNYAFNSELAYRFADHWYLGGYLYANNTNNYDMVSGGFFVRFLFKPQYPTESYPTGLFPTSGSTFRPLRLP
- a CDS encoding DUF3857 domain-containing transglutaminase family protein yields the protein MNGRTVCLRRAGLFFSAVLFLLTDASAFAAKDGAPDWVKAAAAQPIPTYSPEINAVVLLSETTYSVDPDGTAIEHYRHVLKILRPQGREDATVRVSFDKGSKILSLHIWSIGPDRHEYALKDKEIGEYGYPGGGILYADEQYRIAKAPGADPGGIVAYEYEQRVRPYVNETTWFFQGSLPHVHQTFTLELPAGYTYTTVWAHHDAVKASDLEHQRWRWEMTDTPAVDLQHVLLPPSSLALEGRMTIHYGPSATSADQGTWKGIGEWYAPLAKDRLAATPEIAAKAKALVGDKTDFYEKTDAIAEFLQTQIRYFAIEMGIGGIQPHYAADIFHNRYGDCKDKATLFSSMLSTVGIHSTLVMVDHRRGVVDPEDPSIVGDHMIAAVEIPKGYSSPRLRSVVTAKTGRRYLIYDPTSSKTAYGQLEHELQGGYGLLLEGSDSEIIALPLLSPELNTVHRTAHFELKPDGGLQGTITEKRFGDVSETRRQLYTAGDAKEQGEFLDHLLEQDFTTFKVSGFKVENAASLNKDLTTSFSISADRYARTMGRLLMVRPRVLGNIFIETDHEKRTLPINLEETLQVSDDYEIALPGGYAVDEIPDPIKLDLGFASYESSSRVKDNVLHYTRTYTVRQVTLPAEKYDDVQKLAQVIATDQQSHAVLKKQ